A part of Leptospira yasudae genomic DNA contains:
- a CDS encoding aromatic ring-hydroxylating oxygenase subunit alpha, with amino-acid sequence MNQNGTKESYRPKELPYSREVLKRILKQSEIGFPEIEKTETENAKIPARFSTHPYHSENVFLSEKEEFATYPVPFGFNGQLSESGDHLVCEFGDRQFFVLKDREETLRAYYNSCIHRGTRLLSETKSKPLKKIVCPYHSWTYDLDGQLLTADCPVKETALKEISVKNIAGTLFAEFQEGALNRLNPVLEELQNFELDSYVPFIVEKSVGDYNWKVGIEIFIESYHISTVHKNSVARVIAKNASIFDPIAEHGRILIPNRSFQHVPIPTRKDLIISYFLFPFTILVLFRDHFGIVFFHPISAEKTLCTKAILIPEKPKGPRAIRFWENNAAFFLKTISEDLFLAPEIQRGLKQREFIYPSAFEPGILHFHTSLNRLWQ; translated from the coding sequence ATGAACCAAAACGGAACGAAAGAATCCTACCGACCGAAGGAACTTCCCTATTCTCGAGAAGTTTTGAAACGAATCTTGAAACAAAGTGAAATCGGTTTTCCTGAAATCGAAAAAACGGAGACCGAGAACGCGAAAATTCCCGCCCGATTCTCCACGCATCCGTATCATTCCGAGAATGTCTTTTTATCCGAAAAAGAAGAATTTGCGACCTATCCGGTTCCATTCGGTTTTAACGGTCAATTATCAGAAAGCGGAGATCATCTCGTCTGCGAATTCGGAGATCGTCAGTTTTTCGTTTTGAAAGACAGGGAGGAAACTTTAAGAGCATATTATAATTCCTGCATTCACCGCGGAACCAGGCTGCTTTCGGAAACGAAAAGCAAACCTCTTAAAAAAATCGTATGTCCATATCACAGCTGGACGTACGATCTCGACGGACAACTTCTAACCGCGGATTGTCCGGTAAAGGAAACGGCTTTAAAAGAAATTTCGGTGAAGAATATTGCGGGAACATTGTTTGCCGAATTTCAGGAGGGCGCTCTGAATCGCCTGAATCCGGTTTTAGAAGAGCTCCAAAATTTCGAATTGGATTCTTACGTTCCGTTTATCGTGGAAAAAAGCGTCGGAGACTATAACTGGAAAGTCGGAATCGAAATTTTCATAGAGAGCTATCATATCTCTACGGTTCATAAAAATTCAGTAGCTCGTGTGATCGCAAAAAACGCATCGATCTTCGATCCTATTGCGGAACACGGGAGAATTCTAATCCCGAATCGCTCCTTTCAACACGTTCCCATACCGACGAGAAAAGACCTCATCATCAGCTATTTTTTGTTTCCATTTACGATTCTTGTCCTCTTTCGGGATCATTTCGGAATCGTTTTCTTTCATCCCATTTCCGCGGAAAAAACTCTTTGTACAAAAGCGATTCTGATTCCGGAAAAACCAAAAGGTCCCAGAGCGATTCGTTTTTGGGAAAACAATGCCGCATTTTTTTTGAAAACGATTTCGGAAGATCTTTTTTTAGCGCCTGAGATTCAGCGTGGTTTGAAACAAAGAGAGTTTATTTATCCTAGCGCCTTTGAGCCTGGAATTTTACACTTTCATACTTCTCTAAACAGGCTTTGGCAATAA
- a CDS encoding IPT/TIG domain-containing protein, which produces MKKTIAFLSASLFLISFFNCKKGESEDPFTNLLLLYTITSAESIADFYPDRGFPGSTTTITSDSFPGTAADYSITIGGTGVTGIAIVDSKTLTFTMPTLASVSVNTTVPIVVTRSGATLLSKTIRYRPAPVIALNQPNSLTGRVSSIDTSAFYTFTATANTAHLFNVFGYAGSNLDLFYYSSPTSAATTIATGSSQTSEFDRATLTAGTYILQIKHISGLVTNFKTNLTDGAVVPTSTSNEANTYRRCYDFLGSNPTANVANGCEATNPPTAPNLTRTGRCSYPGESGITTRSYYISMDGYGFVTGYAQVTCLQPGYDSPNPDKAIFTAN; this is translated from the coding sequence ATGAAAAAGACGATCGCATTCCTTAGCGCGTCCTTATTCCTAATTTCGTTCTTCAATTGCAAAAAGGGAGAATCGGAGGATCCGTTCACGAATCTTCTGCTTCTTTATACGATCACGAGCGCGGAATCCATTGCGGACTTTTACCCGGATCGAGGATTTCCAGGAAGCACGACAACGATTACGAGCGATAGTTTTCCCGGAACTGCGGCCGATTATTCGATTACGATCGGAGGGACCGGTGTAACCGGGATTGCGATCGTTGATTCAAAAACGCTTACGTTTACGATGCCTACCTTAGCGAGCGTCAGCGTGAATACAACCGTTCCGATCGTCGTAACCCGATCGGGGGCCACACTCCTTTCAAAGACGATCCGCTATCGACCGGCGCCTGTAATCGCACTCAATCAGCCGAATTCGTTAACGGGAAGAGTTTCGAGCATTGATACGAGTGCGTTTTATACGTTTACCGCAACGGCCAATACGGCGCATCTCTTCAACGTCTTCGGTTACGCCGGCTCCAATTTGGATCTCTTCTATTATTCTTCTCCGACCTCCGCGGCGACTACGATCGCTACCGGATCTTCTCAAACTTCCGAATTCGATAGAGCGACTTTAACCGCAGGAACGTATATTCTTCAGATAAAGCATATCTCCGGTTTGGTGACCAACTTCAAAACCAATCTCACCGACGGGGCTGTAGTTCCGACTTCGACCTCGAACGAAGCGAACACGTATCGGAGATGTTATGACTTCTTAGGTTCGAATCCGACCGCGAACGTTGCGAACGGTTGCGAAGCGACCAACCCGCCCACAGCTCCGAACCTTACACGCACGGGAAGATGTTCCTATCCGGGTGAATCGGGGATCACGACAAGAAGTTACTATATCAGCATGGACGGTTACGGTTTCGTTACGGGGTATGCGCAGGTGACCTGTCTGCAGCCGGGATACGATTCGCCGAATCCGGATAAGGCGATCTTTACTGCGAACTGA
- a CDS encoding DUF2721 domain-containing protein yields MITPAVMITACASLIFSTANRLGRIFDRVNLLKAEVEGVLGGKLLYPKERMDNLEKQLRVQRIRAILIQRSMAFLYTATSLFVLSSLGFAFTNFLQNYAWIATLSALIGGFFLFMASVFLLYESRYNLKFIKGLIDLTEFLGSKIPKEESASK; encoded by the coding sequence ATGATTACTCCGGCAGTGATGATCACCGCCTGCGCGAGTTTGATTTTTTCCACTGCAAACCGTTTGGGAAGAATTTTTGATCGAGTCAATCTTCTCAAAGCCGAAGTGGAAGGGGTTTTAGGCGGGAAGCTGCTCTATCCCAAAGAAAGAATGGATAACCTTGAAAAACAGCTCCGGGTCCAAAGGATTCGCGCAATTCTCATCCAGAGATCCATGGCCTTCCTCTATACGGCGACTTCCCTGTTTGTTCTTTCCAGTCTGGGATTTGCGTTCACGAATTTTCTCCAAAATTATGCTTGGATCGCGACCCTCAGCGCGCTGATCGGTGGATTTTTTCTCTTTATGGCGAGCGTCTTTTTACTCTACGAAAGCAGATACAATTTAAAATTCATCAAAGGCCTCATCGACCTTACGGAATTTCTGGGCAGTAAAATTCCAAAGGAAGAATCCGCGTCGAAGTAA